Sequence from the Nocardia brasiliensis genome:
CCGGGTGTGATGATCTCCTCGGGACCACCCGGCGCGGCGGCGATTACGGCACAGCCTGCCTGCATGCCCTCCACGATCACCTGGCCGAAGGGCTCGGGCAGCACCGAGCAGTGCACGAGAATGTCTGTGTCGCGCAGATATTCGCTCGGATCGTCGACGTGCCCGGTGAACGTCACCGAGATGGCGAGGTCCGCGGCGAGGCGTTCCAGCTCGGCACGGTAGGGCTGCTCGTCGAAGAAGGTGCCGCCGATCAGGTACACACGACGTGGCCGGGTCGCGGTCGCCGCCAGCGCGCGCAGCAGCACGTCCTGCCCCTTCCACGGGGCGAGCCTGCCGAGCACGGTCACCACCGTCTCGGTGGGCGGGCGTTGCGGGTGCCGCGCGGTGCCGGTGCGGTGTGCGACGCCGGGATAAGCGACCAGGGCGGGCTTGCGTCCGGTCGGCAAGGTGGCGAGGGTGGCGCGGCTGTTGGCGAGATAGCCGGCGCAGCAGAGCCGGGCGAGCACGCGCAGCACCAGCGTGGGCAGGCGGCCGAAGTAGTCGGCTGCGATCCGGTCGTGCACCTGCCAGACCAGCGGGATGCGCGCGCGGCGCGCGGCGACGATGCCCATCACCAGCGCCTTGCTGCTCTCCGCGACCAGAACGTCCGCGCCGATGCGCCGGGCGGTGCCGCCGACGGTCCAGCCGAGCCGCAGCAGCGCGGCGAACCCGGTGACGAGCCGCCGCGCTCCCGCGCCGATGGTCATCGCCCGGCTCTCGAAACGGCCGCGCGGCAGCAGGGTTTCGATGCCGTGGGCGCGCGTGCGCGCGACCATCGGTCCGTCCTCCGTGTAAGCCATCGCGATATCCGGTTGTCCCAGGTCGTGCAGCGCGGAGAGCAACCGCAGGGTCGCCAGCTCGGCGCCGGAGGGCGCCGCGGTGTGGGTGAGGAACAGGGCCCTGGTCATCGGCCGAGGTCCCGATAGAGCGCGAGATGATGGCGCGCGGTGGCGTCCCAGGAGAACGTCTCGGCGTGCGCCCGGCATCGGCGCGGGGTCGGCAGGTCGCCGTGCAACGCGGCGACCAAGCGCGCGGCGAGCGCCTCGGCGTCGCGGGCGGGCACGATCAGCGACGGGTCGAGGCCGCGCACCGAATCCGGAAGTCCACCACAGTCGGTGACGATGGGCGCGCGTCCCACCGCGAGCGATTCGAGCGCGATCAACCCGAAACCCTCCAGCGCGCTGGTCGGCACGACGGTGCAGGCCGCCTGTGCGTACAGCTCGCTCAGGCTTCGGTCGTCGACGTGCCCGGCGAACTCGACCGTGTCAGCCAGAGCTGCTGCGGCAGTACGGAGTTCGGCTTCGGCGGTGCCGGTGCCGACGATCACTAGCCGGGCGTTCGGATGGTCTGCGAGGACGGCGGGCCACGCGCGCAACAGCGTGTCGATGCCCATGCGCCGTTCGAGCCTGCGCACGCAGAGCACCGTGCGTGTCGCGGTGTCGGCGGGGAGCGGAACCGGCCGGAAACGGTCGAGGTCGACGCCGGGCGCGATGACCGCGATGCGGTCCGCGCGAACCCGGTAGTCGGTTTCGAGTACCTCGCGAAAGTGGTTGGACAGCACCACGAATCGGTCCGCGCCGAGGTAGCGCAGCCGCTCGAGCAGATACTTGGCGCGCACTGCGGCGCGCTGCTGCCCGGTCATCCGGCTTTCCGCCGCCCACGGGCCGTGGAAGTGGACGACCAGTGGCAACCGGCCGCGCCGATGCAGGGCGACCGGTCCGTAGAGGCAGAAGTGGCGATCCAGCACCGTGCCGGGCGCCAGGCCGGCGCGGTCGAGCAGCGCGGTGCGGGCCCGGCGCAGCGTGGAACCTCCTGTGCCGCCCCAGGTTCGGGCACCGCGCAGGTCCGGCATCAGCGTGCCGAACGCCGACGCGGAGACCGCGAGTTCCGGCCTGCGGGCCAGCGCGTGGAACAGGTCGGTGAAGTATCGATTGAGCCCACCGGGTGCGGACGCGAACCACTCCGATCCGGTCATGTGCACCCGAACTATCCCGGTATTGCCCGTCACCCATGCCCCCTACTGGCGGTGATGGCGGGACGAGTCGCTGATGGTGAACTCGCCTCTCCCGCAAGAGTCTAGGGGACCGGCGGTCCTGCGCGCCCCCAGTCGGCGAGCAACAATCGGTCAACCCAGATCGAACAGATTCGGCTGCCCGGCCCGGAACCGCGCGGCGTCCATCTGCCGCAGCGGTTCGAACGCCGGTATCGCGTCCCTGGTGAACAGCTGGGCGCGCGGTGCGGGCGAGCCCGCGGCCTCGAGCAGGGCGTTGACGGCGGTGCGCCCGGCCTCGTCGGCGCCCTCCATGGTGGCCAGGTCGAAATTGGTCTGCACGTAGTCGGCGGCCAGGAACAGGTTGGGGATCTCGGTGTGCGCGGTGGGCCGCGCTGCCCACGAGCCGATGGTGTTGACCAGCAACGGCTCGTCGTTGTGGTTCTGCCCGTCCTGCCAGCTGATGCCGGGATCGAGTAGCCAGTCCCGCACGATGCCCTCCTTCAACTGGATCCGGCCGTCGTCGTTGAGCGCCGCGGTGAGCTGGGCCCAGGTTTCCTGGTAGATCTCGGTGCGGGTGCAGTGCTTGGCCGACTTGCCGAACAGGATGCCGGGGGTGTCCCAGTCGGCGATGTCGATGGTGAGACCGTCGACGATCTGGCCGTCGCCGTACTTCGCCGCATAGTCGACGTCCCAGAACGCGCGCTGGGAGTACGAGGTCAGCCGCCACGGGGCGTCGAGATAGATGTTGTAGCCCGCGCCGAGCTCGAGCTTCTCGCTGACGAACATCTGCATGCCGTTCATCCAGTCGACGTCGAGCTCGTCCATCCGCGCCAAACTCGGGGCCAGGCCGCGCATTTCGGGGGACCACAGTTGGCGGGCACGATCGGTCGGCACGGCGCAGACATACCAGTCGGCTCGGTGCACCGCGGTCGAGCCGTCCGGCTTGCGGATCCGTACGCCGCCGATCTCGCCGCTCGCCACCTCGAACCCGTCGAGCGCGTGACCGGGCAGGAAGCGCACGCCGAGCACACGAAGCAACGAGATCCACGGGTCCAGCCACGCCTCGTTGGTGGGGCCGTTGAGTACCTGGTAGACCTTCTGGCCGCCGGCGAGCTCCTGCAGCAGGGCGAGGAAGAATGCCTCCATCATGTTGCCCATCGTGCGGGTGCTCGCGACGTACTCCTTCGCCGCCACCAGCGCGCGCGTCAAACCCGTTGCGGCCAGGGCCTGGAACTGCGCGGACCGCTGCGCCGCGCCGACGTAGTCCCACCAGCTGAGGTGCTCCCACTGTCCGAACCGGCGTTCGTCGCTGGAAGTGAGATAGGTGACGACCCGCCCCGCCATGTGGATCGCCTCGGGCAACGGGATGAGGTTGTTCTTCAGGATCGCCTCGACCAGGATGCGCTGCAACCCTTCCGGGGTCAGTGCTTGGCGCGGATCGAAGTAGAAGCCGAACATCAGCGGGAAGCCGTCGGGGAGATTGCCCGCCCTCGGATATCGGGGATCGTTGACCGAGAACGGAATCAGGTTGTCGTAGACGGTGTTACGGCTTCCCGGCAGGGGAATGCGGCGCATCGTGTCGTGCACGTGGTGATAGAACGAGGTGAATCCGCGTGCGCCGTGCTCGCCCGGTAGCGGGGCACGGCCGCCGACTCCGGTGCCCGGCAGCGGGATGGTGCGGGACTTCCCGCCGAGTTCCTTGCGGTCGAAGACAGTCACCTCGAATCCGCGCTCGGCCAATTCGTGTGCCGCGGTGAGTCCGCCGATCCCGGCGCCGAGCACCGCGACCGTATTGCGCGCCGGTCCGTTCCGTCGGCGTGGTTCCCGTGCGGCCGCGGTGCCCGCGGTCGCCGCCAACCCCGCCGCACCGGCCAGCCCTGCCGCGCCACGCAGGACCGAACGTCTGCTGACCGCACTGTTCCGTTGAGGTGTCACTGCCCGACCCCTTCGCAAAACTGACTATTCTGATAGTCATCTTTAGCAGATGCACGCGCCCGATGGGAGACAATGCTCGGATGACGACGCGGAGCGAGCGGTGACCGGTACGCCGAGACAGCGCAGGCCGGTGCGGCCGTACGGGGGTGTCGGCGCGGCCGACCGTGTGGCGGCGCGCCGGGAAAAACTGCTGGCAGCGGGCTTGGAACTGTTCGGAACCCGGGGCTACTCGGCCACCGGCGTGAAGGATCTGTGCCGCGGTGCGGGGCTCACCGATCGGTACTTCTATGAATCCTTCGGCAGTACCGCCGAATTGTTCGCCGCGGTGTTCGATCAGGTGATCGACGAGCTGTTCGCGGCGGTGGCCGTCGCGGTGGACGCGGCGCCCGCCACCGGGACCCGCAAACTGCGGGCAGGCATCGGCACCTATCTCACCGCCCTGGCCGTGGACGCGCGCAAACTGCGAATCGTGTTCGTCGAGCCTGCGGGCGCCGGGGCCGAACAGCGGATGCGCGAGGCGCTGTGGCGCTTCGCCAGGCTGGTGGCCACGACCGCGACCACCGCGCGACCGGAGGCCGACCTACCCGCCGAGCTCGTGGACATCTACGCCCTTTCGGTGGTCGGCATGCTCGAGCGGGTGCTCGTCGAGAAGGAGGGCGGACGGCTGGCTGTGCCGATGGACGAACTCGTCGACTACTGCACGGCGTTCGCCGCGGCGTCGCTGGCCGCGCTCTACGCGGGGCGGATGAGCAAACAGGCCGGTCGGCCCGAATGATGTTCCCGCGCAAGCGATTGTGTCGGATAGGGGATTTGCCGGTAACTCTCGCCTACGGTGGCCGCGATGCATCGCGTGGGGTAAATTTCACAACGAGTTCGTGCTCGGCACGGGCCGACCCGGCAGGGGGCTGGCGGGAGGATATGCACAGTGGGGACCGAAGGTTCCGCGGCCGAGCGCGGCGAGCTTGCCGAAGGCAATATTCGCGTGCTGGTCGAGAACGGCGAGTACTGGCTGCGAAACCGCGGCGACATCGCGATGATGGCGGTGACGGTCGAACGACTGCGCGCCAGGTGGCCGCGTGCCCGCATCGGGGTGCTCACCCATCAGCCCGGCATCCTGCGCGCGTTGTTGCCCACCGCGGAGCCGCTATGCGGCCCGGATTGGCACTGGCCGAGCGACGGCTGGTCGGCACGGCTATCCCGCAGGGCAGCAACGAAACTGGGCGGCCCGGCGGCATTGCGCTGGCGGGCCGCCACCGACGGACCGAAGGACCGGCTGCGCGCGCTGCGCTCGGCGGCCAAGCGCCGCGCCGACGGCCCAGGCATCACCGAACACGTCACGGTGCCCGAGCACAGCACCTTCCCGGTCGAGATACCCGCCGCGGTCGAGCAGGCGTCGCTGGTGCTCGCGCTCGGCGGGGGCTACATGACCGACGTCGACCGCTATCAGGCGCACCGCACCCTGAATCTGCTGGAATACGCCCGCACCCGTGGCATTCCGACCGCGCTCGTCGGTCAGGGCCTGGGGCCGCTGCACGACCCGGCGCTGCTACGCCGGGCGGGCGAGGTGCTGCCCGGCGTGGATTTCGTGGCGTTGCGGGAGCGGCGGCGCGGCCCGGAGCTGTTGTCGCGCATGGGTGTTGCGCCTGAACGGGTGCTGGTCACCGGGGACGACGCGGTGGAATTCGCCTACCGGTTGCGCCAGGCCAGGATCGGCGCGGATATCGGGCTGTGCCTGCGCGTGGCCGACTACTCGCCCGTCGGCGCGCTCGCGCGGGCCACCCTCGGGCGGGTGGTGCGCGCGTGCGCGGCCGAGCACCGGGCCGGGGTCGTGCCGCTGATTATCTCCGAATACGCCTCCGAGGATCGGCTTTCCACACTGCCGCTGATGGCGGGTGCCGAGATCGCGCGGCCCGCGGTCGGCCGGGGCGGCACGCCACAGGACGTCGCCCGGCAGGTCTCGGGGTGCCGGGTGCTCGTCACCAGTGCCTATCACCTCGCGGTGTTCGCGCTGTCGCAGGGCATTCCGGCGGTCGGCATCACCGCGTCGGAGTACTACGACGACAAGTTCCACGGGCTGGCCCAGATGTTCGGCGCCGGTCTGCGGATCGTGCACCTGAACGACGCCGATCTGGAATCGAGCCTGACCGAGGCGGTGTCGCGGTCATGGGATGACGCGCCGGTCGTGCGGGAAGCATTGCAGCGCAAGGCGATAGAACAGATCGATGCCAGCAGAGCCGGGCTCGAACGGGTGTTCCGGCTGGTGGACAGCGGCCCGGTCCGTCCGGGCCATCAGCTAGGGGGATGACGCATGGTCAGCCTGTCGGTATGTGTTCCGGCCTACAACTCCGCGCGCACGCTCGCCACGACGCTGCGTTCGGTGCTCGACCAGGACGTGGACTTCGAGCTCGTGGTGCTGGACAACGCCAGCACCGACGACACCGATGCGATCGCGCACTCCTTCGCCGACCCGCGAATCCGTTTGCTGCACAACGACGCCGTGCTGCCGATCGGGGACAACTGGAACAAGGCGATCCGCGCGTGCCGCGGTGAGCTGGTGAAGGTGGTCTGCGCCGACGACGTGCTGCGCCCCGGCGCGCTGGCCGCACAGCTGGCGGTGATGACCGAGGATCCCGGCATCGCGATCTCGTCCAGCCGGTTCGAGGTGATCGACGAGGACGGCGCGGTGCTCGAGACCGGGCTCGGATTGCCGGGACTGCTCGGCAGGCAGAGCGCCCGGGCGCTGGCGCGAGCCATCGTCCGGCGTGGGCCCGCCGATTTCGGCCCGACGGCGGCGGCGATGTTCTATCGCAAGCATTTCGACTCGGTCGGCGGCCTGCGCGGGGATCTGGTCTTCCCGATGGACGTGGACCTGTTCGCCCGGGTCTGCTCGTTCGGCGCGTTCTTCGGGATGGCCGAAATCCTTGCCGCCTGGCGTAATTCGTCGTTCAACCTGTGCAGCCGCACCTCGACGGTGAGCAAGCTGACCGACATGTACCGCTTCCATCACCGCATCGCAGGCGACTACCCGGACCTGGTGAGTCGCGGTGATGTGCTCGCCGGTGACACCCGGCTGGCTCGAGCGGCGTTGTACCGCTTGCGCGTTCGCACCGTGGCCACGGTGCGCAACCGCCCGGATCTGCTCGTCTGACCGGGATGTGGCGCTTTGGGGCGCCACACCGTCCGACGCTCAGATGGTCCAGAGCCGCCCGTAGGTGATCACGGTGTCGCCACTGGCGCTGACCACCTTGACGAACGGCCGGATGGTGGTCTGCCCGATCACGCCGGTCACTGTGCCGTGGAAGCCGGACATCCGGAGAAAGCCCGACGTGCCGGAGATATCGCCGCCCGCGCACTCGACCGTCTTGATACCGGGGCCGAAGCCCACCTCGATCTCGACGCCCGCGCGGGGAATCAGGCCGTCGAGTTTGAGGATGCCGCCGTCACCGCCGCCGAGGTCGAGCCCGAGTCCGGGCGTCGAGTACCCGAACTTCAACCGTCCGGTGAGTGTCGCGGGATAGCCGACCTGGTATCCGATGGTGATATGCCCGTTCCAGTCCTCGGCGTGCGGCCCGGCGATCTTGAACGACGCCTCGCCGTTGTGGAACCACTCGCGCGTCAACGGGTTTCCGTCCAGCGGCGGTACGAAGTCGATGCGGGTATCGGACTGGATCGCCTCGATCGACCGATCCTTCTGATCGACGATCTGGTTGGAGCTGTCCACGACCGCGCCCGCGGCGCCCGCGCCGAAGATCAGGCCGGCGGTGACGGCGGTGGTGAACGCGAGCAGGCGCAGATCTCGGCCGCGCTGCCCGGTGAAGTTCCTCATCTGGTGTATCCCCTTCTGCACGCACCAGGCCGAGCGTGAGGTGTTCGCTCGGCGGCCGCTCCCCGGCACGCGGGAGCAACGAAACGCGTCCGTCCATAGGGCGCTCAGGTGCTCGGTAATCGAATTGTCAGATCAAACGCGTGGCGGAAACCGGCAGCAAAGCCATTGGCGGACAACGAATCCGGGGCATGTCAGCGGCCTCCCGCGGTGGGCTCCGCCGGGTCGTCGACGATCCAGCGACCGTCGAGTTGCGGGTAGCGGGCCCTGACCTCGGGTAGGAGGTCGGGCAGGGTCAGCAGCACGCGATCCGGGCGGGCGGCGACGAGTTCGGCCGGTGCGATGATCGGCACGTCGGTGCCCGGCATGCGCCTGCCCTGCTTGGCCGCGGAGGCGTCGGCGACGCCCGCGATCAGCCCGCGGTGCACGCCGGCCAGACTGAACACGGCGACCGCCCGCGACGCCGCGCCGTAGGCATAGACCCGATCGCCCTGTGCGGCATAACGTTCGAGCCGGCACCGCAGCGTCGCGACGTGCGCGCCGGCCGCGTGCTGCAACCCGCTGATCGCGGCGGGTGTGGTGGATGCGGCTTCCCGTGCGCGCAGTTCCCGCACCGCGTGGTCGGGCGGATGGTCGCCGTGCCGCGCGGCGGCGAGCACCGTGCCGCCGTAGAGCTCGAATCGCCATGCGGTCACCAGGCTCATCCCGGCGGCGCGCAGCAGCCGTTGCGCCGCGGCCAGCGAGTAATAGGCGAAGTGACCGTGTCGCAGCGCGTTCCACTGCCGCGCGGCGACAATCGTGGCCAGCGTGTGGAATTGAATGAGCAGCACCCCGTCCGGTGCGGTCGCGGCGGCCCGCGCCGCGAAGGCGGCGCGCTGATCCGGCTCGTGCATGAGGCCGAAACAGTCGAGCACCACGTCGGCGGGACCGTCGGCGGGGGAGTAGCCGCGCGCGGTGAGCCACGGGAGCCAGGTGCCGCCGTGCGGGCTGCCGAACTCGCGCACGGTGCCGCCGCGCAGCAGCCCCGCCGCCGCGACCCGGTGCACGGCATCGGCCGCTTGCGCGCGCAGCGCCGCCGGTTCGATGCCGCGCGGCTCAGCGGTGTCGGTATCGTCCTCGGCGAGCTGCGCGAGCCCACAGCGGGCGCACAGCCGCATCCGCAGCGGATGCGCCGACTCGCCTGGACCGACCGGAGTGTCGGCAGGCGGGAAGAAGTCGGCCGCGGGCACGGTGCCCAGATCGAGCACGGTGCTCAGCGCGGTGTCGTGGCAGCCCCGGCACGTCGGCTCGAGCAGGGGCTGGGCGCGGCGCTGTGCCGGCGCGTCCCGGCTAGGTTGCGGGGACATGGGCGGTGCCGGTCGGTATCCGGCGCATCGTCGCGTCCAGCACCCCGGACTTGTGCAGCCGCTCCAGCTGCGGCAGCCGGGTGAACCGCTGGAAGAAGTCGTCGTAGGTGAGACCGCGCGCGGTGTACTCCCGGTACAGCTCGTCCGCACCCGCCTGCACGGTCCACCGGGCCCGAAAACCGATGGCGGAGCGGGCCGCCGAGAAATCGACGCGGTAGGAGCGCGGGTCGGCGCCGCTCTCGCCGGTGATGGTCAACCGCGAGCCGGGCACCGCCTCGACCACTGTCTTGGCGATATCGGCGACGGTGAGGTTGTTCGCCTCGATGCCGATGTTGAAGGCCCGGCACTGGATCGCGCTGAGCGGTGCGGTCAGGCAGTTGGCGAACGCCGACGCGATATCGCGGGCGTGCACCAGCGGCCGCCACGGGGTGCCGTCGGAGAGCACCTTCACCTCGCCGGTGAGGGTGGCGTAGCCGACCAGATTGTTCAGCACGATGTCGGCGCGCAACCGCGGCGAGAAGCCGAATGCCGTGGCATTGCGCAGAAATACCGGCGCGAAACCGGAATCGGCCAGCGCCGCGACGTCGTCCTCGACCCGAACCTTGCTCTCCGCGTAGGGTGTGATCGGACGCAGCGGTGCGTCCTCGGTGACCAGATCCGCGCCCGCCGCGCCGTACACCGAACAGGTCGAGGCGTAGAGGAAGCGGCGCACGCCCGCCTCCTTGGCCAGGCGGGCCAGCCGGACCGAGGCTTGATGGTTGACGGCATAGGTGATCTCGGGCGCCAAGGCGCCGAGCGGATCGTTCGACAAGGCGGCCAGGTGGATCACCGCGTCGAACCCGCGCAGCTGCTCGACGGTCACATCGCGCAGGTCCACCGCGAGGCCGGGCGGATCGCCGGGCAGTTCGCCGAGCACGCAGTCGGCGAACAGGCCCG
This genomic interval carries:
- a CDS encoding TetR/AcrR family transcriptional regulator, which gives rise to MTGTPRQRRPVRPYGGVGAADRVAARREKLLAAGLELFGTRGYSATGVKDLCRGAGLTDRYFYESFGSTAELFAAVFDQVIDELFAAVAVAVDAAPATGTRKLRAGIGTYLTALAVDARKLRIVFVEPAGAGAEQRMREALWRFARLVATTATTARPEADLPAELVDIYALSVVGMLERVLVEKEGGRLAVPMDELVDYCTAFAAASLAALYAGRMSKQAGRPE
- a CDS encoding hydroxysqualene dehydroxylase, producing the protein MTPQRNSAVSRRSVLRGAAGLAGAAGLAATAGTAAAREPRRRNGPARNTVAVLGAGIGGLTAAHELAERGFEVTVFDRKELGGKSRTIPLPGTGVGGRAPLPGEHGARGFTSFYHHVHDTMRRIPLPGSRNTVYDNLIPFSVNDPRYPRAGNLPDGFPLMFGFYFDPRQALTPEGLQRILVEAILKNNLIPLPEAIHMAGRVVTYLTSSDERRFGQWEHLSWWDYVGAAQRSAQFQALAATGLTRALVAAKEYVASTRTMGNMMEAFFLALLQELAGGQKVYQVLNGPTNEAWLDPWISLLRVLGVRFLPGHALDGFEVASGEIGGVRIRKPDGSTAVHRADWYVCAVPTDRARQLWSPEMRGLAPSLARMDELDVDWMNGMQMFVSEKLELGAGYNIYLDAPWRLTSYSQRAFWDVDYAAKYGDGQIVDGLTIDIADWDTPGILFGKSAKHCTRTEIYQETWAQLTAALNDDGRIQLKEGIVRDWLLDPGISWQDGQNHNDEPLLVNTIGSWAARPTAHTEIPNLFLAADYVQTNFDLATMEGADEAGRTAVNALLEAAGSPAPRAQLFTRDAIPAFEPLRQMDAARFRAGQPNLFDLG
- a CDS encoding glycosyltransferase family 4 protein, with protein sequence MTGSEWFASAPGGLNRYFTDLFHALARRPELAVSASAFGTLMPDLRGARTWGGTGGSTLRRARTALLDRAGLAPGTVLDRHFCLYGPVALHRRGRLPLVVHFHGPWAAESRMTGQQRAAVRAKYLLERLRYLGADRFVVLSNHFREVLETDYRVRADRIAVIAPGVDLDRFRPVPLPADTATRTVLCVRRLERRMGIDTLLRAWPAVLADHPNARLVIVGTGTAEAELRTAAAALADTVEFAGHVDDRSLSELYAQAACTVVPTSALEGFGLIALESLAVGRAPIVTDCGGLPDSVRGLDPSLIVPARDAEALAARLVAALHGDLPTPRRCRAHAETFSWDATARHHLALYRDLGR
- a CDS encoding MspA family porin encodes the protein MRNFTGQRGRDLRLLAFTTAVTAGLIFGAGAAGAVVDSSNQIVDQKDRSIEAIQSDTRIDFVPPLDGNPLTREWFHNGEASFKIAGPHAEDWNGHITIGYQVGYPATLTGRLKFGYSTPGLGLDLGGGDGGILKLDGLIPRAGVEIEVGFGPGIKTVECAGGDISGTSGFLRMSGFHGTVTGVIGQTTIRPFVKVVSASGDTVITYGRLWTI
- a CDS encoding glycosyltransferase family 4 protein, with amino-acid sequence MTRALFLTHTAAPSGAELATLRLLSALHDLGQPDIAMAYTEDGPMVARTRAHGIETLLPRGRFESRAMTIGAGARRLVTGFAALLRLGWTVGGTARRIGADVLVAESSKALVMGIVAARRARIPLVWQVHDRIAADYFGRLPTLVLRVLARLCCAGYLANSRATLATLPTGRKPALVAYPGVAHRTGTARHPQRPPTETVVTVLGRLAPWKGQDVLLRALAATATRPRRVYLIGGTFFDEQPYRAELERLAADLAISVTFTGHVDDPSEYLRDTDILVHCSVLPEPFGQVIVEGMQAGCAVIAAAPGGPEEIITPGIDGLLVPGGSDAQLTAALDALIADPALRTRLADAGRLRAADFDLTTTARSVAVFLTDLAQRNDAAGTPTPPERTTYG
- a CDS encoding glycosyltransferase family 2 protein translates to MVSLSVCVPAYNSARTLATTLRSVLDQDVDFELVVLDNASTDDTDAIAHSFADPRIRLLHNDAVLPIGDNWNKAIRACRGELVKVVCADDVLRPGALAAQLAVMTEDPGIAISSSRFEVIDEDGAVLETGLGLPGLLGRQSARALARAIVRRGPADFGPTAAAMFYRKHFDSVGGLRGDLVFPMDVDLFARVCSFGAFFGMAEILAAWRNSSFNLCSRTSTVSKLTDMYRFHHRIAGDYPDLVSRGDVLAGDTRLARAALYRLRVRTVATVRNRPDLLV
- a CDS encoding polysaccharide pyruvyl transferase family protein encodes the protein MGTEGSAAERGELAEGNIRVLVENGEYWLRNRGDIAMMAVTVERLRARWPRARIGVLTHQPGILRALLPTAEPLCGPDWHWPSDGWSARLSRRAATKLGGPAALRWRAATDGPKDRLRALRSAAKRRADGPGITEHVTVPEHSTFPVEIPAAVEQASLVLALGGGYMTDVDRYQAHRTLNLLEYARTRGIPTALVGQGLGPLHDPALLRRAGEVLPGVDFVALRERRRGPELLSRMGVAPERVLVTGDDAVEFAYRLRQARIGADIGLCLRVADYSPVGALARATLGRVVRACAAEHRAGVVPLIISEYASEDRLSTLPLMAGAEIARPAVGRGGTPQDVARQVSGCRVLVTSAYHLAVFALSQGIPAVGITASEYYDDKFHGLAQMFGAGLRIVHLNDADLESSLTEAVSRSWDDAPVVREALQRKAIEQIDASRAGLERVFRLVDSGPVRPGHQLGG
- a CDS encoding NAD-dependent epimerase/dehydratase family protein, with the protein product MRVLLTGHQGYLGTVMVPVLRADGHEVIGLDSGLFADCVLGELPGDPPGLAVDLRDVTVEQLRGFDAVIHLAALSNDPLGALAPEITYAVNHQASVRLARLAKEAGVRRFLYASTCSVYGAAGADLVTEDAPLRPITPYAESKVRVEDDVAALADSGFAPVFLRNATAFGFSPRLRADIVLNNLVGYATLTGEVKVLSDGTPWRPLVHARDIASAFANCLTAPLSAIQCRAFNIGIEANNLTVADIAKTVVEAVPGSRLTITGESGADPRSYRVDFSAARSAIGFRARWTVQAGADELYREYTARGLTYDDFFQRFTRLPQLERLHKSGVLDATMRRIPTGTAHVPAT
- a CDS encoding class I SAM-dependent methyltransferase: MSPQPSRDAPAQRRAQPLLEPTCRGCHDTALSTVLDLGTVPAADFFPPADTPVGPGESAHPLRMRLCARCGLAQLAEDDTDTAEPRGIEPAALRAQAADAVHRVAAAGLLRGGTVREFGSPHGGTWLPWLTARGYSPADGPADVVLDCFGLMHEPDQRAAFAARAAATAPDGVLLIQFHTLATIVAARQWNALRHGHFAYYSLAAAQRLLRAAGMSLVTAWRFELYGGTVLAAARHGDHPPDHAVRELRAREAASTTPAAISGLQHAAGAHVATLRCRLERYAAQGDRVYAYGAASRAVAVFSLAGVHRGLIAGVADASAAKQGRRMPGTDVPIIAPAELVAARPDRVLLTLPDLLPEVRARYPQLDGRWIVDDPAEPTAGGR